The proteins below are encoded in one region of Bremerella sp. P1:
- a CDS encoding ABC transporter permease, with protein MLVRRLAQAVVTMLIAVLAIFVAVRVLPANPVIAQFGQHAVPEKIEKEMEERGWNKPLWQQAIAFVGQMAQGNLGESFARPGEKISTRLSQAVPATLELTFAAMLIAIPVGVAVGTVAALWRNSWPDWISMAIALLGVSIPVFFLAICLIVAFPSMPTGYRLPPGTFHDLHTEFYFFESLLTGQFQLAAISARHLALPAIALSTIPLAVVSRVTRNSMLEVFDADYLRTARAKGASLLRVIVRHAFPNASLSVLNIVGFQLGMLLSGAILTETVFNWPGLGRYVVDAIRDYDYSVVQACALVLACIFVTLNLTLDVLFLVFDPRLREGNRS; from the coding sequence ATGCTTGTTCGACGACTGGCCCAGGCCGTCGTCACCATGTTGATTGCGGTTTTGGCTATCTTTGTGGCCGTCCGTGTTCTTCCGGCCAATCCGGTCATTGCCCAGTTCGGTCAGCATGCCGTTCCGGAGAAGATCGAGAAGGAGATGGAAGAACGCGGCTGGAATAAGCCGTTGTGGCAGCAAGCGATCGCGTTTGTAGGCCAAATGGCTCAAGGCAACTTGGGCGAGTCCTTCGCTCGGCCCGGCGAAAAGATCAGTACCCGGTTAAGCCAGGCCGTTCCTGCTACGCTGGAACTGACTTTCGCAGCCATGCTGATTGCGATTCCTGTTGGCGTTGCCGTGGGAACCGTTGCCGCGTTGTGGCGAAACTCCTGGCCTGATTGGATCTCGATGGCCATTGCCCTGTTGGGTGTGAGTATCCCCGTCTTCTTTCTGGCAATCTGTTTGATTGTTGCCTTTCCTTCGATGCCCACTGGCTACCGGCTGCCGCCTGGTACGTTTCATGATCTGCATACCGAGTTTTACTTTTTTGAATCCCTGCTGACGGGGCAATTTCAGTTGGCGGCGATCAGTGCCCGGCACCTGGCATTGCCGGCGATCGCGTTATCAACCATTCCCTTGGCCGTTGTTTCTCGCGTCACGCGGAACAGCATGCTGGAAGTCTTTGATGCTGACTATTTACGAACGGCTCGTGCCAAAGGGGCCAGCCTATTGCGGGTGATCGTCCGACATGCGTTTCCTAACGCGTCGCTCTCGGTGCTCAATATTGTGGGCTTCCAATTGGGAATGCTTCTTTCCGGAGCGATCCTTACCGAGACAGTCTTCAATTGGCCGGGGCTCGGCCGATATGTCGTCGACGCCATTCGTGATTACGATTATTCGGTCGTACAGGCATGTGCGTTGGTTTTGGCTTGCATCTTTGTCACGTTGAACCTGACGCTGGATGTGTTGTTTCTCGTCTTCGATCCTCGTTTGCGTGAGGGCAATCGAAGTTGA
- a CDS encoding ABC transporter permease: MSSATYELTYTAPSIRKRLFQVPGMWIGGGLIFTFVFCAIFAGVIAPYGPDERDGKNQPPSTAHWLGTDTNEKDVLTRVIYGSRLSLIASVTSISCAVVIGVGLGLLAGYRGGRTDMLVMRLIDIWLSFPSLLIAFLVIAAMRPGWTAVILAVALINVPVFARQIRAEMLSLKHAAYVEAAIAAGASPFYLVVFVFLPAVSGTIWVLATLGLGHAILEVAGLSFLGIAGDPSNAEWGSMLVEAKGELHVTIWPAIAPGIAISLTILGFNLFGDGLRELLSRRTRSF; encoded by the coding sequence TTGAGTTCCGCCACGTATGAACTGACGTACACCGCGCCATCGATTCGCAAGCGGCTTTTTCAAGTCCCCGGGATGTGGATCGGGGGAGGCTTGATCTTTACGTTTGTGTTTTGTGCGATCTTCGCTGGCGTGATTGCTCCGTATGGTCCCGACGAACGAGACGGAAAGAACCAACCCCCCAGTACTGCGCATTGGCTGGGGACCGATACGAATGAAAAAGACGTTCTGACCCGGGTGATTTACGGCTCGCGTCTTTCACTGATCGCCAGCGTCACCTCGATCAGCTGCGCGGTGGTGATTGGGGTTGGCCTGGGATTGCTAGCCGGATATCGAGGGGGCCGAACCGATATGCTGGTGATGCGGCTGATCGATATTTGGCTTTCGTTTCCCAGCTTGCTGATTGCCTTTCTCGTGATTGCCGCCATGCGGCCAGGCTGGACTGCCGTGATATTAGCGGTGGCGCTGATCAATGTGCCTGTGTTTGCCCGTCAGATTCGTGCCGAAATGCTTTCCCTCAAGCATGCCGCCTATGTCGAAGCGGCCATTGCGGCGGGAGCATCGCCGTTCTACCTGGTGGTGTTCGTTTTTCTGCCGGCGGTCAGTGGCACGATCTGGGTGCTGGCAACACTGGGGCTGGGGCATGCCATTCTGGAAGTGGCTGGCCTCTCATTTCTGGGCATCGCCGGCGATCCGTCGAATGCCGAGTGGGGGTCGATGCTCGTCGAAGCGAAGGGGGAACTGCATGTGACGATCTGGCCGGCAATTGCTCCGGGGATCGCCATTTCGCTGACGATCCTGGGGTTCAATCTGTTCGGCGACGGGCTGCGGGAGCTCTTGAGCCGACGCACGAGAAGCTTCTAA